From the genome of Pseudomonas sp. WJP1:
CCCCGGTCGCCCCGCAAATGCCGTTCGCCCCGCGCCAAAACCAGTGGTTGCGGTACACTGGGCGCTTTTTCGGGGAGCTCGCCCTGCTCTCTCCAACCAGCCGAGAAGCCCATGCCGATCCGTCATTGCATCGTCCACCTGATCGACAAAAAACCCGACGGCACTCCAGCGGTTCTCCACGCTCGCGACTCTGAACTGGCCGAGTCTGCAGCCATCGAGAACATGCTTGCCGACCTCAACGAAAACTACAACGCCAAACAAGGCAAAGCCTGGGGTCTGTTTCATCCGGAGTCCGGCGCCTTTCCATTCAGCGGCTGGCTGAAGGAATACCTCGATGGCGGTCAGGACTTCACCGCCTTCAGCCGCGTGGCGGTCGAACACCTGCAGAAGCTGATGGAAGAGTCCAACCTCTCGGTCGGCGGTCACGTCCTGTTCGCCCACTATCAACAAGGCATGACCGATTACCTGGCCATCGCCCTGCTGCACCACAGCGAAGGCGTCGCGGTGACCGAGCAGCTCGACGTGACCCCATCCCGTCACCTGGACTTGGGCCAGTTGCACCTGGCGGCGCGGATCAACGTGTCGGAGTGGCAGAACAACAAGCAATCCAAGCAGTACATTTCGTTCATCAAAGGCAAGAACGGGAAAAAGGTTTCGGAGTATTTCCGCGACTTCATCGGCTGCCAGGAAGGCGTCGACGGCCCGGGCGAAACACGCACCCTGCTCAAGGCCTTCAGTGACTTCGTCGAAAGCGAAGACCTGCCCGAAGAGGACGCCCGCGAGAAAACCAAGACCCTGGTGGATTACGCCAGCAGTCAGGCCAAGCTCGGCGAACCGATGGGCCTGGAAGAGTTGTCGGAACTGATCGACGAAGACCGTCCGAAAGCCTTCTACGATCATATCCGCAACAAGGACTACGGCCTGTCGCCGGAAATCCCGGCAGATAAACGTACCCTGAACCAGTTCCGCCGCTTCACCGGCCGCGCCGAAGGCCTGTCCATCAGCTTCGAAGCGCACCTGCTGGGCTCGAAGATCGAGTACGACGAAGACGCCGGCACCTTGATCATCAAAGGCCTGCCCACTTCGCTCACCGACCAGCTCAAGCGTCGCAACTGATGCTTGGTAGCGTATTGAAGAAGTGCCTGCTGATCCTGCTGGTGGTCGTGGTCTATCAGCACTGGGGCAAGATCGAGCGGGTGTTCAACCCCTCGCAGGTGGTGTCGGAGCAGACCCAGGCCAAGGCCAACGTCGTGCTGTACGCCACCGAGTGGTGTGGCTACTGCAAGCTGACCCGGCGCTTTCTCGATCAGAAAGGCATCCCGTACAAGGAATTCGATATCGAGAAGGATGCCGTGGCGCGCAAAGCCTATGAGGCCTTGGGCGGCGGCGGGATTCCGATCATCGATGTGAACGGGACGCTGATTCGCGGGTATGACCCGGATGCGATTCTGGCTGCCCTGAAATAATCTGAAAGCTACTGCGCTTCGATGCGGAAACCGAATCGCGGAACGTGCACATGCACCACTCCGCCGCGCTCGTGTTCACGGCGCACGATCAATTCTTCGACTCCGGCAAACAGCAACTCCCCTGCCACCGGATCAACGCCATAGTCCGTGGCCGCGATCAGCACTTGCTGACCGGCCTTGAAGCCGTTCGGGTCGACGAACTGCTCATCCGGCAAAGCTGCGGGCGTGGCATTGCGCGCAACCTCCAACGCTTCCTCGGACGTCATCTCGCTGAAGGCACCGTGACCGAAGCCCAATACCCGCGCGTGCCACGCGGCAACTGCCGGATAAGCATCGATCAGCGGTGCGGTGACCGGCGTCGCCTTGAGGAACCACAGCGGGTGAGCCAGGGCGAAGTCGGCAATCGACGGTTCGCCGAACAGGAAATCGCCCTCCTCGCGCTGCAGTTGTTGCTCCAGGCGCGCCATGATCGTCGGCCATTGGTGCCTGGCCTGCTCGGCGGACAAGCGGGTTGCACTGCCGCCACTGAACAAGGCCGCCCGGTCGGCGATAAACGCCTTGATCGCCTCGGGGGGCAAATTGGCAAATCGCACCGCTACCGATTCCGGCTGGAACACCAGGCTGACCGCATGCTGGAACACCACCGAATCGGCCCAGGCAGCGAAGGTCGCGGCGACCATTTCCTGGCCTTCGGGAAAGAACGCCGGCAGGGCTTTTTCCTGTTCCAGACGCCGGGCAATCAATGCCGTATCGCAATAGATATCCGCACCGATCTGCAGCACCGGAGTCTTGCGATAGCCGCCGGTCAACGCCGTCAGATCAGGCTTTGGCATCACCGGCGAGATTTTCACCGAACGCCAGGACAACCCTTTGAAACCCAGGAGCAAACGGGCTTTTTCGGCGAAAGGGGACGTCGGGTAATGATGCAGGATCAACTCGGACATGCTCGGCTCCGCCGCACGAATAGGAACCCCAGCTTAGCGCGCAATCGGCAGGCAGCCTACAGGTCTGCCTGATGGGAACTGATCAGTCAGATTGATAAGCCGGCAGCCGCGCTCGCCACCAGGCATTCCTTGGCGCTTTTCCTGAGTTTTTTGATCAACCGTTCCTGGCGTAGCGCTTCGCCTTTATCGCGACAGAGTTCGGTATAGACCAGCGCCACGGCCGGACTGGAAAGAAAGAACCGCGCCCCTTTGCCACTTTGATGAGTGGCAAAGCGACGCACAGGATCATCGCTGATTCCGCAGTAGAGCGAACCATTGGCCGCGCGAACCAGATAGACGAACCACGGTTTGCTCACCGGTGATTCGGCGTCGACAGGTTTTTCGTTGAGGGTGCTCACGTCACAATCAAGACTTGAAAGGAAACAAGCGGCGATCTTATCAGCGACTGGCCTGGAAAGCCTTCAGGCCCTTCAACGCTTGAGCGCGAACAGCGTTCTTCACCAGTGGCGTCCAGCCCAACAACAGGCCTTTGAAACCCAGTGCCTGACGTGACCAGGTCCATAGATCGAAGCTGTCGTGATGCTCGCAGATCTTGCCGTCACGGAAGACAAAACGCGCCTGGATATCGTTGACCACGGTGTTGCCCGTCTGGCTGAACAAATAGGTCGCCACCCAATGGGCGCCGCCGGTGCGTTCATCGCTGCGCACATTGTCGAATATCAGGGAAAAATCCTTGGCCCGGGTGGTGAGCATGCGCCACATGTCGCCAGCCTCTCGACCACGCAACTCGCCAAAAGCCGGATCACTGAATACCACGTCATCGGTATAGCAGGCGCTCATGGCCTCGGCATCCAGCCGCTGGAAGGCTTGATAGAACTGGGTGATCAATGCGTTGTGGGCATCACTCATGGGCAGGCTCCGAATTTTCACAGGATTGCCTGCACGATAGTCTGCGAATGCGTTGAAGACCATGGGCATTCGTGACAGGAATACCGGGACTACTGCACCATGCCACTCTCACGGGCATAGGCAAAAAGATCCACATCCGAGGAAATGCCCAACCGCTGCATGGCCATGTTTTTCTGTTTACTAATCGTTGAAACGCTACGTTGAAAGTAACCGGCGATTTCACTGACCGTCATGCCACTGGCCAACATTCTTACGACTTCATGTTCTTTGGCTGACAGCGAAGGTTGCGCTGTCGAATGACGAGGGCCGGCCTGGGTCAGGGCATCGCGCAAGGACTCGCTGATAAAGCGCCGGCCTTCGCGCACTGAACTGATCGCACTGGGCAGCTCCGTCGCCGACGCGCCTTTGGCAACGATCGCCATCACGCCTTGCGCGAATGCTGTGCGCAACGTCGCGACGTTGGCAAACATGGTGAGCAGAATGATTGGCATTGACGGGTAACGACGACGAATCTTGCTAAGCATTTTCAGCCCATCGGCCTGCTGGTTGCCCGGCATGGAAAAGTCCGTGATCAACAGATCGCATGGCGTGATCGAAAGCTGCTCCAGCAGACTGTCCGGGCCATCGCACTCACCCACGACCACACATGTCCTGCACAGATCGATGAGCATTCGCAACCCGATGCGAACGACCGCATGATCGTCAGCAATAATTACGCGCATTGTCGGATTTTTCCTGTTTTGTGGCTGGAATGCGCGAAAAGTAGCGCTGTCCTGCTCCCACCGCAATGACCCCTCTCGATCGCAAAATTGCTTCCCTCCACGCACTCGGGGTTTCGATATTTCTCCTACACAACAAACAGAACTGCCCTACGTTTCGAAGTAACTTCGCCCACAGGAAGGATACGTAAAAGGCTACGAGAGAGCAGGCACTGTGAAGCCCGTAACACTCTTTCATGACTGGGCGGTCCGTTTTCGTATTAGTTGCATTTCACACGGCTATGTCGACCGATAGATTACGCCCTGTCCGAACAGGACGACGACGAATAATTTTTAAAGGAATAGAGCCAGCACATGAACAAACAACTCGCCATCGGCCTGAAGCTGCTGGCACTGCTATCACTGCTGACAACCAGCACAGTCCGTGCTGCCGGCATGGTGCCGGATACCTCAGTGGTGATCCTCAACGAAGCCGATGGTGAAGTCGCCGTTTCCGTCACCAACACCGATGCCAGCCTGGCCTTGATGCACGTCACCCTCGTAGACATCGAAGAGGACCGCGAGCCCCTGGTGTTCGTGACGCCACCGCTGGCGCGGGTAGAAGCGTCGAAAACGCAATTGGTGCGGTTCATTCTCCAGACGGACAAGCCCTTGGTCACTCAACGCTTGAAGCGGGTGATATTCGAAGGTATCCCCCAAGGCAAACCTGCGGCCGAGGCCGGGCAGGCACGGGTCGGCGTGACCGTGCGCCAGAACCTGCCAGTGATCCTTCATCCCAAAGGCCTGGCGCCCAATCGCACCCCCTGGACCGACCTGCAATGGTCGCTGCAGGACGGTCAATTGAACGTGCGCAACGACACGCCTTACGTCGTGCGCCTGGGGCAGGAAGTGCAATTATTGCCATCAGCGGGCGTTGCGATGCTGCCCAAAACCTATGTGTTGCCCGGTGAGCACATCAGCATCAAGGCGCCTGTCGGGGCCGCCACTCAGGTGCGCTTTCAGCCGGCGACTGTCTACGGTTTCGCCGTACCGCATTACGAGGCGCCCATCAAATCCTGAAACCCTCCCTGAAAGCGCCCACAACAGAGCAGTGAGCGCCTGAATCAAGGCGACGGCATTCCACTCGTCGTCCACCTGCGTGCCCGAGCCATAGCGCATAGGCCGGCACACCGTCATAACCCAAGTGAACCCGATGAACACAGTATCGATTTACCGTGATGGCGAAGCCGTGCCCGTTGATCGCGCCAGCGCTCGCCCTCACCTGTTGCGGCGGCGAACCACGGTGGCGTTGCTGCTGACCAACGCGCTGATAGTGCCCGAGGTCTTTGCTGACGTTTTGCTACCGGCGGCGTTCGACAAAGACACGTTGCGTCAGCGCGGTATCGATCCGGCACTCGTGACGTCGCTGATGCAAGCGCCGCGATTCACCGCCGGAAGGCACTCGGTCACCCTCACGGTCAACGGCCAGCGCCGTGGCCGGGTCGACGTCACGTTCGATCGCGAAGGCGCACTGTGCTTCGATCGCCCGTTACTCGATGCGGCCAACCTGAATCTGCCCAGCCGAATGCTGGACGATGGGCCGTGCCACGACTTCCTCGGCACCTCGCCGCAGACCGTGATCGAAACGGATCCGGCGAGCCTTGCCCTGGCACTGGTCGTGCCTACCGATGCAATACGTGCTGCGGTTCGGGATTTCACCGGCTATCAAACCGGTGGTGTCGCCGGCCTGCTCAACTACGACGTCACCGGCCTGCACAGCCGCTTTGGCGACCAGTCGAGTCGCTATGCCTCGGCCAACACTGAACTGGGCTTCAATGCCGGCGACTGGATCGTGCGCAGCCGTCAGGTACAGACGTGGCAGGACGATATTTCCCGCACCACGCACATTGCAGCCTACGCCCAGCGCACCTTCGCCAGTCAGGAAGCGGTGCTGCAGGCGGGTCAGATCAACCTCTACAACCCGGTGCTCGCCGGTGCGCAGATCACCGGCGTGCAGGTGCTCAATGAGCAAGCACTGCAGATCGAAAGACAGAATGCCGTCATCGAAGGTATCGCCAACAGCCAGGCTCAGGTCGAGGTTCGGCAGAACGGTTCGTTGATCCATTCCACAGTGGTGCCGGCCGGCCCATTCGCGCTCACCAATGTGCAGCGGCTCAACACGCGTTCCGACGTGGAAGTCACGGTCAAGGAGGCCGATGGCAGCGAGCGCAGCTTTAACGTGCCCGCCGCGATGCTGGGGGTCGGTTTACCCGCGCCCGGTTACTCGCTGGGGGCCGGTCAGGTGCGGCGTGTCGGTGACGCGCAGGGTGGCGATCCTTGGGTGATCAGCGGTGGCTGGAGCGGGGCGCTCACCCCGCAAGTGCTGCTCAGCGCCGGCCTGACCGGTGCCGCCGACTATCGCGCGGCGGGCGCCAGCCTCGGCCTGTTGCCCTCGCCCGCCACCCAGATGCAAGCCACGCTGACCGGCACAGACGCGGCTGGCAAGCAAGCCAGTCAGGGGCTGCAGGCTGACCTGAACATCTCGCATCGGTTGAGCGAGCAGTGGGCGTTCACTGCTGGCAACTCTTACCGAACCGTTGGTTACCGTGAACTGGAAGAGGCGGTGTTCGACAACATTTCGGACAACAGCCAATCCCGTTACCGCGATCAGCAAAGCGCGGGCCTGTCGTGGTCACACCCATGGCTCGGCGCCTTCAGCAGCGGCTTCAGCCGATCCAGCTCGTTCGACGGCCAAAGCAGCAGCCGCGCCCTCGCGTCCTGGGGTACCCACTTCGGTGGCGTGTCGGTCTCGGCGACCGCCGAGTGGCAGGTCAGTGGCGCGAACCGTAACGACGACAGCGTCTACCTGAACCTCAGCATTCCGCTGGGCGAAAACCGTCGGGCACGCACCTGGGTGCGCAGTTCCGCCGGCGAATACCGTAGCGGCGTGGGCTTGAGTGAACGGGTCAACGATCAACTGGGTTACCGGGTGGGCGTCGAACACGACACGCGCAACAAACAGGTGCAGTCCAGCGCCGGCGTTTCGCTGCTGCCGCGCTACACCCAACTCGATCTCAACTACACCCGCGCCGACGCCGATCGCTCCAGCTATCAGGCCAGCGCTCGCGGCGGCGCCGTGCTCCACGGCGGTGGCTTGACGCTGTCGCCTTACGCGGTGAGCGACACCTTCGCGCTGCTGTCGGTGGGCGACATGGGTTCGATCAAAGTGTCGACGCCCAGCGGTCCGGTGTGGACCGACTGGCAAGGTCAGGCGGTGATCCCACAAGTGGCGGCGTACGGCCGTAGCCCGGTGGAGGTCGACACCAAGACCCTGCCGCGCAACGCCGACATTCACAACGGGCTGGCGGTGATTTCCGCCGGACGCGGTGCCGTCGACACCGTTGAATTCGGCATCACCATGACCCGTCGAGCCTTGCTCAAGGCCACCACCGTCAACGGCGCGCCGCTGCCGCGCGGTGCCACCGTGAACAACGGGGATGGCGAGTTCGTGACCCTGGTGCAGGATGGCGGCCTGGTGTTTTTGCCCAACGTCCTCGACCGCCGCGCGCTGTGGGTCAGCGCACCGGGGCTGGAGCGCTGCGAACTGCGCTTCGAACTGCCCGCCGACGCGGACACCAACGCGTACTACGAAACCGCCCCCGCCAAGTGCCGAGCCCTCTGACCATGAAAGCAATGAACTTGATTCGAAATTGGCTGCTGCCCCTCGTGCCCATGGCCCTGAGCGCGCTTCCCGCGCTGGCCGAAGCGTCGGTTGATGACTGTCAGCTAAACCTGAGCCAGCCCGTGCTGGATTACGGGTTGATGAACCGGGCGATCCGTCCCGATTCCGTACCAGAACGCAACCTGGGACAACGTCAGCTGAGCCTGAACCTGAGTTGTCCACAGCCCATCGACATGAGCCTGTTTTACCGCGCCACGGCGGCGACGGCTGAACGTTTTCGCTTTGCCGAACGCGGCAGTTATCAGGTGCGTGTCCGTGACGCGGTACTCGATGGCAAATCCGTCGATATCGGATTGATTGCCGCTGCCGGCCAGCCACCCAAGGAAACGGCGGCCAACCTGATCTGGCGACCGGGGCATGGCGTTGCTCCCATACACGCCGGCGCGTCGTTACAGGGCCGCCATTTCTCGGTACTGCTCGAGCTGAGCGCCTGGGTTCAGGAGCAAGGCATGCAGGTGCGTGACGCGGTCACCTGGGAGGCTTCAGGTGTGTTCGATGCCGTCGCTGCCGGGCGCACCCGAGAGGCAATCCTGCGTGCCCGATTCGCCCCGGCCGCCTGCGAACCCATGCTGTCCAACGGCGGCGTGGCCG
Proteins encoded in this window:
- the yejK gene encoding nucleoid-associated protein YejK, with the protein product MPIRHCIVHLIDKKPDGTPAVLHARDSELAESAAIENMLADLNENYNAKQGKAWGLFHPESGAFPFSGWLKEYLDGGQDFTAFSRVAVEHLQKLMEESNLSVGGHVLFAHYQQGMTDYLAIALLHHSEGVAVTEQLDVTPSRHLDLGQLHLAARINVSEWQNNKQSKQYISFIKGKNGKKVSEYFRDFIGCQEGVDGPGETRTLLKAFSDFVESEDLPEEDAREKTKTLVDYASSQAKLGEPMGLEELSELIDEDRPKAFYDHIRNKDYGLSPEIPADKRTLNQFRRFTGRAEGLSISFEAHLLGSKIEYDEDAGTLIIKGLPTSLTDQLKRRN
- a CDS encoding glutaredoxin family protein, which translates into the protein MLGSVLKKCLLILLVVVVYQHWGKIERVFNPSQVVSEQTQAKANVVLYATEWCGYCKLTRRFLDQKGIPYKEFDIEKDAVARKAYEALGGGGIPIIDVNGTLIRGYDPDAILAALK
- a CDS encoding glutathione S-transferase family protein, whose amino-acid sequence is MSELILHHYPTSPFAEKARLLLGFKGLSWRSVKISPVMPKPDLTALTGGYRKTPVLQIGADIYCDTALIARRLEQEKALPAFFPEGQEMVAATFAAWADSVVFQHAVSLVFQPESVAVRFANLPPEAIKAFIADRAALFSGGSATRLSAEQARHQWPTIMARLEQQLQREEGDFLFGEPSIADFALAHPLWFLKATPVTAPLIDAYPAVAAWHARVLGFGHGAFSEMTSEEALEVARNATPAALPDEQFVDPNGFKAGQQVLIAATDYGVDPVAGELLFAGVEELIVRREHERGGVVHVHVPRFGFRIEAQ
- a CDS encoding GIY-YIG nuclease family protein, producing the protein MSTLNEKPVDAESPVSKPWFVYLVRAANGSLYCGISDDPVRRFATHQSGKGARFFLSSPAVALVYTELCRDKGEALRQERLIKKLRKSAKECLVASAAAGLSI
- a CDS encoding nuclear transport factor 2 family protein, encoding MSDAHNALITQFYQAFQRLDAEAMSACYTDDVVFSDPAFGELRGREAGDMWRMLTTRAKDFSLIFDNVRSDERTGGAHWVATYLFSQTGNTVVNDIQARFVFRDGKICEHHDSFDLWTWSRQALGFKGLLLGWTPLVKNAVRAQALKGLKAFQASR
- a CDS encoding response regulator transcription factor, whose protein sequence is MRVIIADDHAVVRIGLRMLIDLCRTCVVVGECDGPDSLLEQLSITPCDLLITDFSMPGNQQADGLKMLSKIRRRYPSMPIILLTMFANVATLRTAFAQGVMAIVAKGASATELPSAISSVREGRRFISESLRDALTQAGPRHSTAQPSLSAKEHEVVRMLASGMTVSEIAGYFQRSVSTISKQKNMAMQRLGISSDVDLFAYARESGMVQ
- a CDS encoding fimbria/pilus chaperone family protein gives rise to the protein MNKQLAIGLKLLALLSLLTTSTVRAAGMVPDTSVVILNEADGEVAVSVTNTDASLALMHVTLVDIEEDREPLVFVTPPLARVEASKTQLVRFILQTDKPLVTQRLKRVIFEGIPQGKPAAEAGQARVGVTVRQNLPVILHPKGLAPNRTPWTDLQWSLQDGQLNVRNDTPYVVRLGQEVQLLPSAGVAMLPKTYVLPGEHISIKAPVGAATQVRFQPATVYGFAVPHYEAPIKS
- a CDS encoding fimbria/pilus outer membrane usher protein: MNTVSIYRDGEAVPVDRASARPHLLRRRTTVALLLTNALIVPEVFADVLLPAAFDKDTLRQRGIDPALVTSLMQAPRFTAGRHSVTLTVNGQRRGRVDVTFDREGALCFDRPLLDAANLNLPSRMLDDGPCHDFLGTSPQTVIETDPASLALALVVPTDAIRAAVRDFTGYQTGGVAGLLNYDVTGLHSRFGDQSSRYASANTELGFNAGDWIVRSRQVQTWQDDISRTTHIAAYAQRTFASQEAVLQAGQINLYNPVLAGAQITGVQVLNEQALQIERQNAVIEGIANSQAQVEVRQNGSLIHSTVVPAGPFALTNVQRLNTRSDVEVTVKEADGSERSFNVPAAMLGVGLPAPGYSLGAGQVRRVGDAQGGDPWVISGGWSGALTPQVLLSAGLTGAADYRAAGASLGLLPSPATQMQATLTGTDAAGKQASQGLQADLNISHRLSEQWAFTAGNSYRTVGYRELEEAVFDNISDNSQSRYRDQQSAGLSWSHPWLGAFSSGFSRSSSFDGQSSSRALASWGTHFGGVSVSATAEWQVSGANRNDDSVYLNLSIPLGENRRARTWVRSSAGEYRSGVGLSERVNDQLGYRVGVEHDTRNKQVQSSAGVSLLPRYTQLDLNYTRADADRSSYQASARGGAVLHGGGLTLSPYAVSDTFALLSVGDMGSIKVSTPSGPVWTDWQGQAVIPQVAAYGRSPVEVDTKTLPRNADIHNGLAVISAGRGAVDTVEFGITMTRRALLKATTVNGAPLPRGATVNNGDGEFVTLVQDGGLVFLPNVLDRRALWVSAPGLERCELRFELPADADTNAYYETAPAKCRAL
- a CDS encoding DUF1120 domain-containing protein; this encodes MNLIRNWLLPLVPMALSALPALAEASVDDCQLNLSQPVLDYGLMNRAIRPDSVPERNLGQRQLSLNLSCPQPIDMSLFYRATAATAERFRFAERGSYQVRVRDAVLDGKSVDIGLIAAAGQPPKETAANLIWRPGHGVAPIHAGASLQGRHFSVLLELSAWVQEQGMQVRDAVTWEASGVFDAVAAGRTREAILRARFAPAACEPMLSNGGVADFGTLSKNQLNADKSTPLPPKSLTLRVACDAPTSFALIMQDNRSGSATVTSDIYYGLGTDSRQNKIGLYSLNVDPAETSADGFARLYRTDSTTSGVAWSSASANPLPLGKTSYLGFTDSPGSNAGPVLIQNLSTTLTVDVVIGPTNHLELSSAIDLDGAGTIEIIYL